One genomic region from Spirosoma sp. KCTC 42546 encodes:
- a CDS encoding lysophospholipid acyltransferase family protein, with protein MIFFRLLSHLPFPVLYGISDVLYFFIRYVFRYREQVILENLKRSFPDKSPEDIRLIANDFYRNLTDILVETIKLASISPCELKKRFVYTNPEVIKDFLTAGQTVICTGSHQCNWEWVPSAAVVIGIPVDSVYKPLTSPNMEKIMQEVRASHGAVPTPMNLLPRQMVVRKDIPRVIALVADQVPDVPEQGYWMDFLYRDTPFYPGTERLARSRNLPVFFLELIRVRRGYYEGTFSLIAEPPYKCLSEGAILESYRNKLEKSICKHPSDWLWSHKRWKHWRGKYAKVGAKLT; from the coding sequence ATGATTTTTTTTCGACTCTTATCCCATTTGCCATTCCCTGTTCTCTATGGTATTTCGGATGTCTTATACTTCTTCATTCGTTATGTATTTCGATACCGGGAACAAGTTATTCTGGAAAATTTAAAGCGCTCATTCCCTGACAAGTCTCCCGAAGATATTCGCTTGATTGCGAACGACTTCTACCGTAATTTGACTGATATTCTCGTTGAAACCATCAAACTAGCCAGTATCTCTCCCTGCGAGTTAAAGAAGCGGTTTGTGTATACAAATCCGGAAGTAATAAAGGATTTTTTGACGGCTGGTCAAACTGTTATCTGCACCGGCTCGCATCAATGTAACTGGGAATGGGTTCCGTCGGCCGCGGTCGTTATTGGTATACCGGTCGACAGTGTGTATAAGCCGTTGACTAGCCCAAACATGGAGAAAATTATGCAGGAGGTGCGGGCCAGCCATGGCGCGGTTCCAACTCCCATGAACCTTCTGCCCCGTCAGATGGTCGTGCGCAAAGATATCCCGCGTGTAATTGCGCTGGTGGCAGACCAGGTTCCCGATGTACCCGAGCAGGGGTACTGGATGGATTTCCTATACCGCGATACCCCATTTTACCCCGGCACCGAACGTTTGGCCCGGAGCCGGAACCTGCCCGTATTCTTTCTGGAGTTAATCCGAGTGCGCCGGGGTTATTACGAAGGCACCTTTTCGCTCATTGCCGAACCACCGTACAAGTGCTTATCGGAAGGAGCCATTCTGGAGAGCTACAGGAATAAATTGGAAAAGAGTATCTGTAAACACCCGTCCGACTGGCTCTGGTCCCATAAACGCTGGAAACACTGGCGCGGAAAGTATGCCAAAGTAGGTGCCAAACTAACATAG